CCTATGCTCCCTCATGTGGCACAGACAGGACCCAGgtattatgcccccccccccccccgcccgtgCCACATGAGTGGGCATGGTGCTTCTGCAGTGGTGGTAGGCCTGGCTTTTAGTAATAGACTGGGGGTAGGTAGTCGGTTGACTGGCACAGAGGCCTGGGTGCTGTGAAGGGGAACACCGGAAGGCTAGCTGCTGATGCTGCTCCTTACCTTACACGGGTCCCGCACCAGGGGTCTTTTCTATGAGAGTTTTTTCGTGACTAAGTCTccctatgtagaaggtgatggtggaacccacgtgtaggaatgccagagtggtataagggctgcctatagtgtccctttaggtgcggctttgcacttgtcacagtgctcctacctggatatccggaaCCCCAAGCGCGCTCGTCCGGAGCAGTGATAATAAGGGAAGGGTTGAGGGATTGGTAGAatgaatggagtccagacttttattgttgttgaaaacagctttactttgcacaAACTTGCATcagggaacaatcttccaactctatcctggtcatcagcaggttttggcatgaagttctggcaggcaaacacattcagctctgctaaatCTGTACTCTTTCACCACTGCTATGCTGTctggattaaccacttcagctcccctagcttaaacccccttaatgtccaggccactttttacaattctgcactgcactactttcaccgtttattgctcggtcatacaacttaccacccaaatgaattttacctccttttcttctcactaatagagctttcatttggtggtatttcattgctgctgacatttttactttttttgttattaatcgaaatttaccgaaagttttgcaaaaaaatgtcattttttactttcagttgtaaaattttttaaataaaactaaatttctatataaatttttctctaaatttattgttctacatgtctttgataaaaaacaaatgcaataagtgctttctgagcacctgtcatgtttcctgaggttctacaatgcccagacagtagaaaacccccacaaatgaccccatttcggaaagtagacaccctaaggtattcgctgatgggcatagtgagttcatggaagtttttattttttgtcacaagttagcggaaaatgatgagttattatttttttccttacaaagtctcatattccactaacttgtgacaaaaaataaaaacttccatgaactcactatgcccagcacgaaaaataccttggggtgtcttctttccaaaatggggtcacttgtggggtagttatactgcccttgcattttaggggcccagatgcgtgagaagtagtttgaaatcaaaatgtgtaaaaaatgccctgtgaaatccgaaaggtgctctttgtaatgtgtgcccctttgcccacctaggcagcaaaaaagtgtcgcacatgtggtatcgccgtactcaggagaagtcgggcaatgtggtttggggtgtatttttacacatgcccatgctgggtgagagaaatatctctgtcaaatgacaactttgtataaaaaaaatgggaaaagttgtcttttagagagatatttctctcacccagcatgggtatatgtaaaaagacaccccaaaacacattgccctacttctactGAGtatgacgataccacatgtgtgacacttttttgcagcctaggtgggcaaaggggcccacattccaaagagcacctttaggatttcacagggcattttttacacattttgatttcaaactacttctcacgcatctgggcccctaaaatgccagggcagtataactaccccacaagtgaccccattttggaaagaagacaccccaaggtatttcgtgatgggcatagtgagttcatagaagtttttattttttgttagtcgaatatgagactttgtaagaaaaaataaaataaaaaaataaatcatcattttccgctaacttgtgacaaaaaataaaaaaattctaggaactctccatgcccctcatagaataccttggggtgtcttctttccaaaatggggtcacttgtggggtagttatactgccctggcattttaggggccctaaagcgtgagaagaagtcttgggtccaaatgtctaaaaatgccctcctaaaaggaatttgggcccctttgcgcatctaggctgcaaaaaagtgtcacacatgtggtttcgccgtactcaggagaagtagggcaatgtgttttggggtgtatttttacatatacccatgctgggtgagagaaatatctctctaaaaagttttcccatttttttatacaaagttgtcattatagagagatatttctctcacccagcatgggaatatgtaaaatgacaccccaaaacacattgccctacttctcctgagtacggcgataccacatgtgtgacacttttttgcagcctagatgcgcaaagaggcccaaattccttttaggagggcatttttagacatttggatcccagacttcacaagtgacccgattttggaaagaagacaccccaaggtattccgtgaggggcatagcgagttcatggaagtttttattttttgtcacaagttagtggaatatgagactttgtaaggaaaaaaataataaatcatcattttctgctaacttgtgacaaaaaataaaaacttccatgaactcactatgcccatcagcgaataccttagggtgtctacttttcgaaatggggtcatttgtggggtgtttctactgtctgggcattgtagaacctcaggaaacatgacaggtgctcagaaagtcagagctgcttcaaaaagcggaaattcacatttttgcaccatagtttgtgaacgctataacttttacccaaaccaataaatatacacttattgcatttgtttttatcaaagacatgtagaacaagttagcgaaaaattttttattttatttttttctcacaaagtctcactttccgctaacttgggacaaaaagttcaatctttcatggactcaatatgcccctcagcgaataccttggggtgtcttctttccgaaatggggtcacatgtggggtatttatactgccctggcattgtaggggccctaaagaagtctggaatataaatgtctaaaaaattttacgcatttggattccgtgaggggtacggcgagttcatgtgagattttattttttgtcacaagttagtggaatatgagactttgtaagaaaaaacaaaaataatcaatttccgctaacttgggccaaaaaatgtctgaatggagtcttacaggggggtgatcaatgacaggggggtgatcagggagtctatatggggtgatcacccccctgtcactgatcacccccctgtaaggctctattcagacgtccgtatgtgttttgcggatccgtggatccgcaaaacacagacaccgcggatccgcaaaacacatacggacgtctgaatagagccttccaggggggtaatcaatgacaggggggtgattagggagtctatatggggtgatcaggggttaataaggggttaataagtgaccagggggggtgtagtgtggtgtttggtgctactttacacagctacctgtgtcctctggtggtcgatccaaacaaaagggacaccagaggaccaggtagcaggtatattagacgctgttatcaaaacagcatctaatataccttttaggggttaaaaaaaatcgcatctccagcctgccagcgaacgatcgccgctggcaggctggagatcaggTAGTTTACCTGCACTTCGTGTgaacgtgcgcgcgttcacaggaaatcttgcgtctcgcgagatgacgccccgacgcgtccaggaggaataacagggccgccgccaggacgcaatcctgcgtgcggcggtcctgaggaggttaaataggaacttttcctttccTGCTGCAACCTCACttgctgtagtctgactctgtcttcAGCCAGGGAATGACTGGCTTGTGAAGCTTTCAGTTCCTTTGGCCTAGCAGAGCAGACGGTGCTCTGTTGGCTGGCACACAGCCTTTAgctagactgactttcactaactcctccctctctagagacgGCTAGAATGGATAGAAGGTTCCATTCCAGAGAAACTAGCTCTGccgtatttgctgccacctgctggtgaaccaggcacattgcacTTAAACAGTAACAAAACCATAACTACAGATACACGTTGTACAGGAGTTGGGAATAAATACACACGATGACACAGGATGCACCATTAAAGATAGTGACGGGGCGAAAAGAGTGGTAGTGCCTCCTAGTGGGGCGTTACACAGGCACTGCCACAACAGGAGTTCAGTCTTCAGGCTTCCACTCAGGACTGTCTCTGCCCAGCCCCAGTCCTGCCCACCGGCTGCAGTTTACCAGGGTCCTCTCTGTGCTGCTCGCGCTCCACAAGTCTCCAGCATAGCGGAGCAATGGTCTCCATCTCCAAGAACTGCGCAGGCGTGCACAATGCTTAGCTTAGAGTTCGGGCACAGACCTTCACGGATGGTGTTTTTTTCTGCCAGACTCTATAGATGGCAGAAGAAAACACTCGGTTTTTGAAGACTGTCCGTAATTTACGGACGTTTGGCAACCCTGAATACATGTATGTATATGCCTGACCTGCAATGTGAATATTCCTTACTTCACCCTGAATCCACTTGTTCTGCAGGGTCGTTTCCTCTCAGGTCTCCGTCCTATTATGTGTTGGAGTTACAGGTGTCTTTCTTTGCAGGTGGCGGTGTAGGTGTCACCTTCCTTTTCTGTTTAGAGGTGGAGGTGTCTCCTTCTTCTGTTTGAAGGTGGAGGTGTCTCCTTCTTCTGTTTGAAGGTGGAGGTGTCTCCTTCTTATGTTTGAAGGTGGAGGTGTCTCTTTCCTCTGATGTTTGGAGGTGGAGGTGTCTCCTTCCTATTCTGTTTGGAGGTGGAGGTGTCTCCTTCTTATGTTTGAAGGTGGAGGTGTCTCTTTCCTCTGATGTTTGGAGGTGGAGGTGTCTCCTTCTTATGTTTGGAGGTGGAGGTGTCTCCTTCTTATGTTTGAAGGTGGAGGTGTCTCCTTATGTGTGGAGGTGGAGATGTCTCCTTCTTATGTTTGAAGGTGTCTCTTTCCTCTGCTGTTTGGAGGTGGAGGTGTCTCCTTCTTATGTTTGGAGGTGGAGGTGTCTCTTTCCTCTGATGTTTGGAGGTGGAGGTGTCTCCTTCCTATTCTGTTTGGAGGTGGAGGTGTCTCCTTCTTATGTTTGAAGGTGGAGGTGTCTCTTTCCTCTTTCCTCTGATGTTTGGAGGTGGAGGTGTCTCCTTCTGATGTTTGGAGGTGGAGGTGTCTCCTTCTTATGTTTGGAGGTGGAGGTGTCTCCTTCTTATGTTTGGAGGTGGAGGTGTCTCCTTCTTATGTTTGAAGGTGGAGGTGTCTCCTTCTTCTGTTTGGAGGAGGAGGTGTCTCCTTATGTTTGAAGGTGGAGGTGTCTCCTTATGTTTGGAGGTGGAGGTGTCTCCTTATGTTTGGAGGTGGAGGTGTCTCCTTATGTTTCGAGGTGGAGAAGTCTCCTTTTTATGTTTGAAGGTGGAGGTGTCTCCTTCTTATGTTTGAAGGTGGAGGTGTCTCCTTATGTTTGGAGGTGGAGATGTCTCCTTCTTATGTTTGAAGGTGTCTCTTTCCTCTGCTGTTTGGAGGTGGAGGTGTCTCCTTCTTATGTTTGGAGGTGGAGGTGTCTCCTTCTTCTGTTTGAAGGTGGAGATGTCTCCTTCTTATGTTTGAAGGTGTCTCTTTCCTCTGCTGTTTGGAGGTGGAGGTGTCTCCTTCTTATGTTTGGAGGTGGAGGTGTCTCTTTCCTCTGATGTTTGGAGGTGGAGGTGTCTCCTTCCTATTCTGTTTGGAGGTGGAGGTGTCTCCTTCTTATGTTTGAAGGTGGAGGTGTCTCTTTCCTCTGATGTTTGGAGGTGGAGGTGTCTCCTTCTTATGTTTGGAGGTGGAGGTGTCTCCTTCTTATGTTTGAAGGTGGAGGTGTCTCCTTCTTATGTTTGAAGGTGGAGGTGTCTCCTTCTTATGTTTGAAGGTGGAGGTGTCTCCTTCTTATGTTTGAAGGTGGAGGTGTCTCCTTCTTATGTTTGAAGGTGGAGGTGTCTCCTTCTTATGTTTGAAGGTGGAGATGTCTCCTTATGTTTGGAGGTGGAGGTGTCTCCTTATGTTTGGAGGTGGAGGTGTCTCCTTATGTTTGGAGGTGGAGATGTCTCCTTCTTATGTTTGAAGGTGGAGGTGTCTCCTTCTTATGTTTGAAGGTGGAGGTGTCTCCTTCTTATGTTTGAAGGTGGAGGTGTCTCCTTCTTATGTTTGAAGGTGGAGGTGTCTCCTTCTTATGTTTGAAGGTGGAGATGTCTCCTTATGTTTGGAGGTGGAGGTGTCTCCTTATGTTTGGAGGTGGAGATGTCTCCTTTTTATGTTTGAAGGTGGAGGTGTCTCCTTCTTCTGTTTGGAGGAGGAGGTGTCTCCTTCTTATGTTTGAAGGTGGAGGTGGAGATGTCTCCTTTTTATGTTTGAAGGTGGAGGTGTCTCCTTCTTCTGTTTGGAGGAGGAGGTGTCTCCTTCTTATGTGACCTCACTGGGCCCCATCACTCCATAGCAATAGATTGATAATAGCGCTGTAGAGCCATGTTTTATCATGCTTACattttaaacagttgttatatcaaaagcatagtaatgaggatgtgtGGTCCGGATTCTCTCTCCCATATTGAATACATTGTATAGACTTTCCTTTCCCCCctctggatcagcactcctccccattcggctcaggtgcttttaattagcagaaGTCTGCATAGGGTTTATAAATTCCTACCACCTCTCGGTTGGTGTTCCTGAGAGGTGAACAGGTGAGCTCTTTGCACCTGTCCACATTATGCAGTGCTGGGCGGTGGCCGTAGCCGCTTTGGTGGAGTGATGGGGCCCAGGGCCTGGGTGGCTTTGCTGCACAGTGAGGTTGCTGTGTGGCTGCTGAgtcccattgcctgctggagcggtgtgggCACACGATAGTCGCCGCACAGTGCCGCGccaaagttagagtaggtccccacttgaagaggcaaccttgtcgtggtaagtggacctatgctctttgatcaaactgtatactaatgcctcctaatagtgcacagcaatagattgatactagtgctgtagAGCCATGTCTCATCTTACTGTAGTTTAAAACagttgttatatcaaaagcatagtcATGAGGGTGTGCGATCCGGATTTTCTCTCCCATATTGAATACATCTCTCCTTCTTATGTGTGGAGGTGTCTCCTTCCTCTTCTGTTTGGAGGTGGAGGTGTCTCCTTCCTTCTTCTGTTTGGAGGTGGAGGTGTCTCCTTCCTTCTTCTGTTTGGAGGTGGAGGTGTCTCCTTCCTTCTTCTGTTTGGAGGTGGAGGTGTCTCCTTCCTTCTTCTGTTTGGAGGTGGAGGTGTCTCCTTCCTTCTTCTGTGTGGAGGTGTCTCCTTCCTTCTTCTGTGTGGAGGTGTCTCCTTCCTTCTTCTGTGTGGAGGTGTCTCCTTCCTTCTTCTGTGTGGAGGTGTCTCCTTCCTCCTTCTGTGTGGAGGTGTCTCCTTCCTTCTTCTGTTTGGAGGTGGAGGTGTCTCCTTCCTTCTTCTGTTTGGAGGTGGAGGTGTCTCCTTCCTTCTTCTGTTTGGAGGTGGAGGTGTCTCCTTCCTTCTTCTGTTTGGAGGTGGAGGTGTCTCCTTCCTTCTTCTGTTTGGAGGTGGAGGTGTCTCCTTCCTTCTTCTGTTTGGAGGTGGAGGTGTCTCCTTCCTTCTTCTGTTTGGAGGTGGAGGTGTCTCCTTCCTTCTTCTGTTTGGAGGTGGAGGTGTCTCCTTCCTTCTTCTGTTTGGAGGTGGAGGTGTCTCCTTCCTTCTTCTGTTTGGAGGTGGAGGTGTCTCCTTCCTTCTTCTGTTTGGAGGTGGAGGTGTCTCCTTCCTTCTTCTGTTTGGAGGTGGAGGTGTCTCCTTCCTTCTTCTGTTTGGAGGTGGAGGTGTCTCCTTCCTTCTTCTGTTTGGAGGTGGAGGTGTCTCCTTCCTTCTTCTGTTTGGAGGTGGAGGTGTCTCCTTCCTTCTTCTGTTTGGAGGTGGAGGTGTCTCCTTCCTTCTTCTGTTTGGAGGTGGAGGTGTCTCCTTCCTTCTTCTGTTTGGAGGTGGAGGTGTCTCCTTCCATCTTCTGTTTGGAGGTGGAGGTGTCTCCTTCCTTCTTCTGTTTGGAGGTGGAGGTGTCTCCTTCCTTCTTCTGTTTGGAGGTGGAGGTGTCTCCTTCCTTCTTCTGTTTGGAGGTGGAGGTGTCTCCTTCCTTCTTCTGTTTGGAGGTGGAGGTGTCTCCTTCCTTCTTCTGTTTGGAGGTGGAGGTGTCTCCTTCCTTCTTCTGTTTGGAGGTGGAGGTGTCTCCTTCCTTCTTCTGTTTGGAGGTGGAGGTGTCTCCTTCCTTCTTCTGTTTGGAGGTGGAGGTGTCTCCTTCCTTCTTCTGTTTGGAGGTGGAGGTGTCTCCTTCCTTCTTCTGTTTGGAGGTGGAGGTGTCTCCTTCCTCTTCTGTTTGGAGGTGGAGGTGTCTCCTTCCTTCTTCTGTTTGGAGGTGGAGGTGTCTCCTTCCTTCTTCTGTTTGGAGGTGGAGGTGTCTCCTTCCTTCTTCTGTTTGGAGGTGGAGGTGTCTCTGCTGCCTCTTCTGTTTGGAGGTGGAGGTCTCTGCTGCCTCTTCTGTTTGGAGGTTAGGGTTAAACGGGTCCACAATCTGCAAGATACAGAGCAGTGAG
The Bufo gargarizans isolate SCDJY-AF-19 unplaced genomic scaffold, ASM1485885v1 original_scaffold_1447_pilon, whole genome shotgun sequence DNA segment above includes these coding regions:
- the LOC122923283 gene encoding nipped-B-like protein — translated: IVDPFNPNLQTEEAAETSTSKQKRQQRHLHLQTEEGRRHLHLQTEEGRRHLHLQTEEGRRHLHLQTEEEGDTSTSKQKKEGDTSTSKQKKEGDTSTSKQKKEGDTSTSKQKKEGDTSTSKQKKEGDTSTSKQKKEGDTSTSKQKKEGDTSTSKQKKEGDTSTSKQKKEGDTSTSKQKKEGDTSTSKQKMEGDTSTSKQKKEGDTSTSKQKKEGDTSTSKQKKEGDTSTSKQKKEGDTSTSKQKKEGDTSTSKQKKEGDTSTSKQKKEGDTSTSKQKKEGDTSTSKQKKEGDTSTSKQKKEGDTSTSKQKKEGDTSTSKQKKEGDTSTSKQKKEGDTSTSKQKKEGDTSTSKQKKEGDTSTSKQKKEGDTSTSKQKKEGDTSTSKQKKEGDTSTQKEEGDTSTQKKEGDTSTQKKEGDTSTQKKEGDTSTQKKEGDTSTSKQKKEGDTSTSKQKKEGDTSTSKQKKEGDTSTSKQKKEGDTSTSKQKRKETPPHIRRRDFLEMETIAPLCWRLVEREQHREDPGKLQPVGRTGAGQRQS